A stretch of DNA from Arachis hypogaea cultivar Tifrunner chromosome 19, arahy.Tifrunner.gnm2.J5K5, whole genome shotgun sequence:
aaaaggcaagagcaaaaagccagtaaccctttaaactaaaaggcaagggtaaaaaggatccaaggctttgagcattaatggataggagggcccaaaggaataaaatcctagcctaagcggatAAATCAAGTTGTcgctaactatgtgcttgtgtcatgaaggtccaagtgaaaagcttgggactgagtggttaaagtcgtgatccaaagcaaaaagagtgtgcttaagaactctgggcacctctaactgggcctcttgagcttttagagtcaagccctcatagaaattttgaagtccgtcccattcactaaacatctcaggtggacatttcctaatcaaggccttgtatctctcccaagcctcataaagtgattctccatccatttgagtgaatgtttgcacttctgtCTTCAGTCTAATGATtctctgaggtgggtagaacttggctaggaatttgctcactagatcATCTTAATTGTTGATTCTTTCTttggaaatgtctctagccattgagatgccttatccctcaaagagaatggaaacaACAGCAGCTTGTAAATATCCGgatgcacaccatttgtcttgtctgattcacaAATCCTGAGGAAGATAGATAAGTGTTGATTCGGGTCTTCAAGGggacctcctccataggaacaattgttctgcaccagagtgataagttgaagcttcaactcaaagttatttgcatgaaCATTAGGAGTGAGTATACTGCTCCCACAGTTTCTTGGGTTGGGGAAAGTGTAAGAGGCTAGAACTCTTCTTGGAGGtgggccattgttgttggccacttcCTCCGGTAGAATGGGGAGGTTACCCTCCATCTCTTAGTCTTcctcttcctattcttcttctccaatcactcccttctcttttgcttctcttctcaatctcaagaatGTTCTCTCTGGCTCAGAATTAAAAGAGGTAGATGCACCCCTTCTTTCTCCTGGCATACAACACAAACAAAACcagaaacaaaaataaagcaCTCTGTTGCTAGAGTGAGGTCAAAGTTAGCATaaacaaaatctcaaacagttagtgtgcttaacaaaaacaaagaaaaattcttaatctagattatcacctacttaatcattgtcaatctaaatcaatccccggcaacgacgccaaaaacttgatgagagaaaattgattccacacaaactaaccggcaagtgtactggatcgcatcaagtagtaaaactcactaaagtgaggtcgatcccacagggattgatggattaagcaactttagtatggtgatgaatttagttaagctaatattgatgaattgagtggaatattgattgaaagaaagtaatttgcaagaattctaaagtgcagaatgtaaaattttggaaagtaaatggcaggaaGCTTAAATAGCTGAaacataaagtgcaagaaattaaaaggactgaatcttaaattgcaaggaatgtaaataactgaatcttaaagtgcaggaaagtaaaagtgtagaaacttaaatggcaaggaaacttaaattgcatgaattataaagggaattgggtgctgggattcaaaacagaaatggacaatgtaaattgcagtgaaatcGGAGTGATCtaaattgaagaaattcaaagaaagtgattcatcagggatgggagatatcataatccttcatgaatcaaatgggtctcaactcctttctcaatcatatgggtagatctatggcagattgaatttgattggatcccaattccttggtaatccaatctctctaatcacaatcaatcttgccaattccttgatccaattgttatgagaagaggttaagtgcatttctcttatccataagccacactaattctcaggatctcaattcctcccgaatagtattgatcaagagagtagtgaaggatagagctccaattctaacgtgagtgattccccttccgaggctcacatccACATTCAATTGAATTAAACCGCCTTCTGGAGTGAGTAATTCtcaatcaaaacagaagatatcctatagctagacaattgaattgagaagaagaagaatttcattgattcattgagattacaatagagctcttttccctaatgaaattggggtttagttcatcattgctctagtacaaaacataaaagaaaaagtgcagaagatgaagaacagaaggaaattaaaatgaaatgtaaaatgcagagttTCCCGATTTGCTAGCTAACTCCCTTAATGAATCAAATtctcctctatttatacactttccaattcagTCTTCAAGTACTTGGATTGGGCTTTTTGGCCTTTGTTGCAGCAAGTCAGAAAAGGTTCGGATTGGTGCTTCAATGTAGCTTCAGGAGAACGTAGGGTTCTCAAAGAGAGCGCAACGCTGATTCACCGACGCGTACGCCTCTCCTGCACGTGCGCATCCTTGCTCGCGACACGCTTCCGCATTCCTTGCATTTTTTacacatcgacgcgtacacgtaacatgcgcgtgcgcgtcattgcCATCTCCAGCCTCTATCATGCATACGCGTATCATACATGCATGCACGTCCTTTGTTACCGCTCTTTAAATGAGCGCTACGTTTGCGCCATGAGcgctcccacgcgtgcgcgtcttctACACGTGCACGTGGATGTCAAATTATCAACTCCCCGCTTCTGCGCcatccacgcgaatgcgtgcttcTTCAAAGATGCTACACCCATGTGTATACATCTCTTACGTGTATGCGTTGATGGCCTCACGCGTAGCGCTCTTGGCCTGAGAACACTAatcacacccacgcgtacgcgtcatgcacgcgtacgcgtggatcttcCAAAATGCTTGCCCTACGCGTAAGCGtcctgtacgcgtgcgcgtcgctagaGAGCATAGCATTCTTTGAAATAGAGCATGGCACCAGTGTTCATGTTACAAGGGAACGTAGTGTTCTCCAAATGAGCGCTATGTTCTTCTGTCCTGCCTCTTTCTATGCCTTTTCTTTTCATCTCTTCACCTgccatcaatcaaacatgcaatcaaagtctcaccaaaatcatatgGTTTTGCATCATTTCATAATAATCAAATAAGTCTTGCATAACTCTCATGATAATGCATAAAatcaacaatgtttgattgaatcaagacaacaTGAAATTCTAATCCAATCTTATAgtgtaagaaagtgcatgaaacttaatgaaaacaagtaaaaattgctagtaaaactagcctaaaatgacttgtcatcaacagatagaccggcaagtataccaggtcatccaagtaatacctcaggtgagtgagggtcgatcccatggagattgttagtTGGAGCAAGCAGTTGTTACCTtgggtagcgtttgttttcgaaGACAGGACATAGAGACATGGACAATACAATGTTAAAAACTGTTTGTTGGCAGAGACATGGACATTGAACAAATTGTCTCCGGggcaattttttatattttggtgtCCACTTTTTCACggaggacaatgatggacacggcATTTGACAAGATGGACactgttttttttataattttttcttccttttttacccataaatatttttattattccatcaTTGCCCTAATTTTACATCTTCAATGCAACGCCGATCTACTCCACGGTATTCTCTTCTCCCTATTCGCTgtcttctatcttcttcttctttctctgggaggtttgttcttcatcttcttgctctctgtcttctctcttctttttcttcttcctgctGATTCTCTATTCTTCTTTCTCTGGCAGGTTCTATCTTCTTCCTGCTCTCTGTAGTCTCCTAGTCTCTGTAGCTAACTTCAAAATTACCTTGTAGCAACTACAACCTCTTCACTTTGCATTTTTAGGtcggtctctctctctctctctctctctctctcaaactcGTTGTTGTAGTTTGATCAATCAAAGAGAGTTGCTATTTAATTAGTTTCTGCACATGCTGAATCTCAAAAACACTCTCTGACTTTCAAGAATCTCAAATGCTTCGATTTTTCTGGGTATTATCTATTTGAATCATTTTCAAATCCGCCATTTATAAAAGCATTGCAAGGTTTTACGCATGCCACCTATTAGCCCAACCTAATGCTGAAAATGAGGATCCTGCAGAGAAACCAAATAATGCTGAGTGAATTGAAAATCTGAAAATTAAATATGAACAAGAAAAATTGTATTTTGTATGACAAAATTGGTGAGTTTTTTAAATATGCTATAAATGAATGAATATACAAAATTATATGTGTGTTTCATTTGAATTGTATGTGTGACAAAATTGGTGATTTTTTTAATGATGCTATGAATGAATGGACAAAGTTCTTTCTATGTTGTTCTTAATAGatgaatgaataaaaaaaagtatactgAACTCTTCTTATttgtttgaattcaaaaataaaataattagaggtTATGTTGCTGTTATGCTTATTGCTGgtgattatttttagtatttgtaaaattttattataatttattatttatatttttgaccTGTTGATTAGGGAATAATGGAACCATTGGACCGCTCTGAGCAATTTAGACGatttcttgttttttattttatgattcagTCTGAGCTTGAGGCagttttgatattagttttgatgtttgtatttttctatttgagAAACAGGATAAGAGGGCATTTGTTTGTTAGGAATAGAGAAATTAATACTAATCCCTTAAGACGAAATGTGTTAAACCGCATAATAGGAGGAGACGATAGAAATTGCATTTGGGAATTAAGGATGAGTGTAGACGCATTAGGAAGATTATATGAGTTACTTAAAGTTCAGGGTGGATTAAGTGATAATTGTCGTGTAAGTATACCTGAGCaaatgattatatttttgatAATATTAGCTCATCATAAAAAGAATTGCACATTTCAAGTTAGATTTTATAGGTCAGGAGAAACAATAAGTAGGTATTTCAATAAGGTGTTGTACTCGGTTATACGTGTTCAAAGCTTATTGTTTGCAAAGGTTGTTCCTGTCCCAGATGACTGCATAGATCCCCGATGAAAATGGTTCAAGGTAAATCTAGTGAATAACTACTGGAGTGGTTTtgttttatgtataattttgtaGAGTTAGTCTTGACACTTAAATTTCTTTGGTTTAGGGTTGTCTAGGAGCATTAGATGGAACATATATAGATGTGACTGTTTCTGAAGAAGATAAATCAAGATACCGAACAAGAAAGGGTAAAATATCAACCAACGTCCTAGGCATACGCAATCGAGATATGAATTTTGTGTACGTACTTAGTGGTTGGGAAGGATCCGCATCGGattcaagagtccttagagaTGCTATTTCACGTTGTAATAACCTCAAGATACCAATTGGTATGTAATAATTAAGTTTTGGATAACAAAAACACTTCAAAATGTTAGTTCATACAAATTTTTTAATCCTTTTAACGTATATCTTTTAATTTATAGGGAATTATTATTTAGTAGATGCTGATTAtactaattgcaaggaatttcTAGCACCATATAGGAAAACTCGATATCATGTACAAGAAGGGGCCCATAGAAGAAATGCACCTAGAAACTTTCGAGAATATTTTAACAAGAAGCACTCTTTAGCTAGGAACATTATTGAGCATTGTTTTGGTTTACTTAAGAAGAGATGGGCAATTTTGAGGAGTCCTTGTTTCTAcaaaattaaaacacaaaacagAATAATAATTGCATGTTGTCTACTGCAAAATTTTATTCGGCTTAATATGGACTCCGATCTTGAAGAGGACATCTTACTTGAGAATGACCACATAATTATTGGAGAGGAGCATGGTGGTAATGAAGATGGCGATGATGAGATGATTGACAATGTAGAGAGCAACAATGAATGGACTGCTTGGCGAGACAACTTAGCACATGAAATGTACACTGAGTGGATGCAAAGCCATATAAATTAGCTAGTTTACTTGTTGTATGTGTTTCATTtgaattattttgataatttgttgtcttgaatatttattataagaccTCACAGTGAAACTGTAATCAATATTGATGTTGTGTTTTGACTACATATACCACTTGTTTAAAATGATGTCATAATGTGTTTAGGATGCTCacttgaattttgattgagtCAATCTAGATAGTAGAGACAAATGGATAGACATGTCTGGACTGATGAAGAGACCGAGACATTTGTCGGTTTTATGGAGGAGCTTGTCAGTGAAGGAAGAATAGCTGATGCAGGTCAGTTTAAACTTGGATCTTTTGAGAAGCTTGCTACAAAAATGAATGAGAGATTTCCAGATGGTGACTTTCAAATAAGTCACTGGAAGAGCAAGGTTAAGAGGCTAAAAGAAAAATATCAATTTGCTGCTGAGATGGCAGCTTGTAGCGGTTTTGGATGGGATGATGTGAAGCAATACGTGGTTGTGGACAACAAAGAGATTCTAGCTGCATATATGAAGGTTAGTTTTCATGTTTGATTTGATTCacttaattttattctatttgacaATTAGTTCTATCCCTCTTTGATaatcttttatttgttttctagaaACAAGGAGTAAGATTGTATACTCCAGGAAAGCATTTTCCCCTTTATCCACATTTGGAGAAAATATTTTGTAAGGATAGGGAAAATGGAGTTACTGCTATATGCAGCAATGATGCTGAAGAAGAAGTGCAATAGGATGGAGATGAAGAAGCGGATGCAGAATATATGGATATGTTTAACTCAAACCAGGATTTCAATGAATCCCTACTCCAACAATTGAATTCTATGTCTTCATCTTCTGAGAAGAAACAAGGAAAAAAGCCATACGCATCTAAAGGGGCAAAGGATACCAAGATGATGAAGGAGATAACTGACACCCTGAAGTATGTGTTCGACCAACAGGGAAAGCGTTTGGATGCTTTTGCTCAAGATATGGTAAAGACTCGGGAGGAAAAAAAGGTTGGTAACATGCTTAGCGAGCTTGGGTTCACCGATGATGAAATTATTTCTGTTGCACTCAAGTTCTCTATAAATCCTAAGTTGGAAAAAACCTTTTGGTCACTAGGAGATAGTAAAAAAGCTGGATTTGTTAGAGCTATATTGCATACTTAGAGTTAATCTTTTTTTCAAGAAACAAAATTGGAGGTTGGATTTATAGTACATTTAGTTTTTTAGACTTATCAATTTGGCACATGTTAATACATAATAAGTGTTGTTGGCAGAATTTGGAATCTTAGACTTAGAACAACTTGGTATTTTGTGCAGAGTTAGTTTCCAATATGTGTAGAATTGTTCCTTTTGTTAATGTTAATGCagaattttagttaaaaatagtacAGAATTTTGTTTAACATTACTGCAGATAAGTTGTAATTAGTTTTGGATTTTAATTCTATTGTGTGGGAGTTTCTTTTGTATGTTTAAATGCAGAATTTAGTTTGAAAATTAGAGCAAgattagttttagattttttttcaacATGATGAAGTTTCCTTTGTTAAGATAGTGTAAAAATACCAATAAGAAATAGCAAAATAGCAATTCACAGAATGTGAGACACTATATATAGCAAAGGTCACCTAACTGGGTTCTATATTACACTACTCAAATTGCTAGTTGCAGGCATTGCAGATGGTGCTGAAATTAAATGCAATCGGTTCGCTTTGTCCTGCATGCTACTTTAAGAAACAGAGAAgtggaagagaagaaaagagatgatcaatGGTCTTGTCAAGTTCCTACCGCTTATGTGGTTGGTATACAGGGAATGGGTCCCACGCTTCCAACTTTAAGCTTCTCAATCATTACCATTTTTAACTAAGTGGAGAGAACTAGGATTTGATTAACTTCCTAACCACGTTCCATTCCCCGTTTGACAAATCGCCAAAAGTTTGCAACAATCCCTCTTAACCATTTTCTCTTTTGCTATTCACAATTTGTGTTGCATTTGCTTATCAATCGCCAAAAGTttgcatatattattattaactagACAAAAGCAATGCCATCATTATATCGGTATCTAAAGTGTTGATTAATACCTGCATCTGACATTAGCCTAATCAACTTACTTATGTTGAACCAGCTCTCTCTAATTTAATGAACTTCTCCAAAATATTTAGGCTAAAAACATGCTctaaattatttatcttttatatctttctTCTCTATCTTACTTCTTTAAGCATGAGGCTCATAGATATCTCAGGAAGAAGGTACGCTTGTTTTTTTCTTAGTCTCATAGTTTAATACCTGTTTAGTTGTGTATTTCTATTATCATTTTGAAGACATTATGGAGATCTCAAAATTTAACTCTTCAAATTGGCCACAGGATTTGGCTAAACACTTACTTAATGAAATGGAAGGTTCAAATTATGTTTTAGGGCAGTTTGAAAAAAGTACACATTTTA
This window harbors:
- the LOC112778488 gene encoding protein ALP1-like, whose translation is MSVDALGRLYELLKVQGGLSDNCRGCLGALDGTYIDVTVSEEDKSRYRTRKGKISTNVLGIRNRDMNFVYVLSGWEGSASDSRVLRDAISRCNNLKIPIGNYYLVDADYTNCKEFLAPYRKTRYHVQEGAHRRNAPRNFREYFNKKHSLARNIIEHCFGLLKKRWAILRSPCFYKIKTQNRIIIACCLLQNFIRLNMDSDLEEDILLENDHIIIGEEHGGNEDGDDEMIDNVESNNEWTAWRDNLAHEMYTEWMQSHIN